One segment of Erigeron canadensis isolate Cc75 chromosome 2, C_canadensis_v1, whole genome shotgun sequence DNA contains the following:
- the LOC122587784 gene encoding uncharacterized protein LOC122587784, which produces MQATLCKIEGAFRTSQCPSHLKVVFAVGMLRNSGKRWWDELLAIKKEALDNVEWPKFKTVFFKEFRSEVEVTKLRSEFLNDCQGNLSLNEFRAQFLDKAQFCPEFLKNDQLLKEQFYLKLRKSLREKIILRQMEFFSMLADVARDHEIKQSRVEEGDVKRKHEDTNFPNKRFRQEGSYGNNATRRNIPFC; this is translated from the coding sequence ATGCAAGCAACTTTATGCAAGATAGAAGGGGCGTTTCGTACTAGTCAATGCCCCTCACACCTTAAAGTTGTATTTGCTGTGGGAATGCTTCGAAACAGTGGGAAAAGATGGTGGGATGAATTGTTGGCAATCAAGAAAGAGGCCTTGGATAATGTGGAGTGGCCCAAGTTTAAAACCgtgttcttcaaagagtttagGTCGGAGGTTGAAGTGACCAAGTTGAGAAGTGAATTTCTTAATGACTGTCAAGGCAATTTGAGCTTGAATGAATTCCGAGCCCAGTTCCTGGACAAGGCACAATTTTGTCCGGAATTTCTTAAGAATGATCAATTGCTTAAGGAGCAATTTTATTTGAAGTTGAGGAAAAGCTTGCGAGAGAAGATTATCCTACGTCAAATGGAGTTTTTCTCCATGTTGGCGGATGTGGCTAGAGATCATGAGATTAAGCAATCTAGGGTGGAAGAAGGTGATGTGAAAAGGAAGCATGAAGATACGAATTTTCCCAACAAACGATTTAGACAAGAGGGTAGCTACGGTAACAATGCTACAAGAAGAAACATCCCTTTTTGTTGA